In Vitis vinifera cultivar Pinot Noir 40024 chromosome 11, ASM3070453v1, a genomic segment contains:
- the LOC100255296 gene encoding uncharacterized protein LOC100255296 isoform X2, whose product MALEKYASTNPNTIHTDVLSEARQACYKARDAFYACLEKESNKKPTEIASVGLLYPVECKESRAQYVSQCRPTWVKHFDRQYCSKKRVQRLLDDNESRRGL is encoded by the exons ATGGCTTTGGAGAAGTATGCATCGACAAACCCTAATACAATCCATACAGACGTTCTCTCCGAGGCTAGACAAGCCTGCTACAAG GCACGTGATGCTTTCTACGCATGTTTGGAAAAGGAATCGAACAAGAAACCCACGGAAATCGCGTCAGTGGGTCTCCTCTACCCGGTCGAATGCAAGGAATCAAGGGCTCAATATGTGAGCCAGTGTCGACCCACTTGG GTGAAGCATTTTGATCGGCAGTATTGTTCCAAGAAGAGAGTTCAGAGGCTTTTGGATGATAATGAATCCAGAAGAG GGTTGTGA
- the LOC100255296 gene encoding uncharacterized protein LOC100255296 isoform X1 yields MALEKYASTNPNTIHTDVLSEARQACYKARDAFYACLEKESNKKPTEIASVGLLYPVECKESRAQYVSQCRPTWVKHFDRQYCSKKRVQRLLDDNESRRGPLLLPQPYTFKRD; encoded by the exons ATGGCTTTGGAGAAGTATGCATCGACAAACCCTAATACAATCCATACAGACGTTCTCTCCGAGGCTAGACAAGCCTGCTACAAG GCACGTGATGCTTTCTACGCATGTTTGGAAAAGGAATCGAACAAGAAACCCACGGAAATCGCGTCAGTGGGTCTCCTCTACCCGGTCGAATGCAAGGAATCAAGGGCTCAATATGTGAGCCAGTGTCGACCCACTTGG GTGAAGCATTTTGATCGGCAGTATTGTTCCAAGAAGAGAGTTCAGAGGCTTTTGGATGATAATGAATCCAGAAGAGGTCCGTTGTTGCTTCCACAACCTTATACTTTCAAGagagattga